In a single window of the Elaeis guineensis isolate ETL-2024a chromosome 6, EG11, whole genome shotgun sequence genome:
- the LOC105061559 gene encoding malvidin galactosylase UGT88C3-like — protein MGKLGLVFLPLWSAGHLIPMVETAKLLLRHQTPDNLFSINVLVIQPPKPASISTISSYIQSVSSSSLDIRFQNLPPVDPPTDSQGVEDFISMFIQSHKPHVKAAITQSSIPVAALVLDMFGTTMIDVAHELGISSYIFFTSTAAMLATSLHLPALHDRIPVEFEELEGDVDIPGVPPVPPLYMPSPFLNKKSPVYTWFLYHGKRLLEAKGIIVNTLMELEPGPLKAMMEGLCVPSRPTPAIYPVGPVIALEDKKDRGNSERHECIKWLDGQPPASVVFLCFGSMGSFGAPQVREMALGMERSGYRFLWCLRAPSTGKFRHQVDANLAEALPEGFLERNRGRGLVWPSWVPQMEILAHGAVGGFVTHCGWNSILESLWFGLPMLGWPLFAEQHLNALEMAREIGVAMELKVDRKGGGFVGAEELERGVRCLMGNSEEGRKVRAKAAEMRGASRKAMSKGGSSYVYMEQLAEEIRKGTVWTKC, from the coding sequence ATGGGCAAGCTCGGGCTCGTCTTCTTGCCGTTGTGGAGTGCTGGCCACCTGATACCCATGGTAGAGACGGCCAAACTCCTTCTCCGTCACCAAACCCCTGACAATCTCTTCTCCATCAACGTCCTTGTCATCCAACCCCCCAAGCCCGCGTCGATCTCCACCATCTCCTCCTACATCCAGTCCGTCTCCTCCTCCAGCCTCGACATCCGCTTCCAAAACCTCCCCCCCGTCGACCCACCCACTGACAGCCAGGGGGTGGAGGACTTCATCTCCATGTTCATCCAGAGCCACAAGCCCCACGTCAAAGCCGCCATAACCCAATCCTCCATCCCCGTCGCCGCACTGGTTCTCGATATGTTTGGCACCACCATGATCGATGTGGCCCACGAGCTCGGCATTTCGTCATACATCTTCTTCACCTCCACCGCAGCCATGCTCGCCACCTCGCTCCACCTTCCAGCTCTCCACGACAGGATTCCAGTAGAATTCGAGGAACTGGAAGGCGATGTTGACATCCCGGGAGTGCCCCCCGTGCCGCCGCTGTACATGCCGAGTCCCTTCCTGAACAAGAAGAGCCCGGTCTACACCTGGTTCCTCTACCACGGGAAACGATTGCTCGAAGCCAAGGGCATTATAGTGAACACCTTGATGGAGCTAGAGCCCGGGCCACTGAAGGCGATGATGGAGGGCCTCTGCGTGCCAAGCCGCCCCACGCCGGCCATCTATCCGGTAGGACCCGTCATCGCTCTCGAGGACAAGAAAGACAGAGGTAATTCAGAACGGCACGAGTGCATCAAGTGGCTGGATGGGCAGCCACCGGCGTCGGTGGTCTTCTTGTGCTTCGGGAGCATGGGCAGCTTCGGAGCTCCACAGGTGCGAGAGATGGCTCTCGGGATGGAGCGAAGCGGGTACCGGTTCTTGTGGTGCCTGCGAGCTCCTTCGACGGGAAAATTCCGGCATCAGGTCGACGCGAATTTGGCGGAGGCGTTGCCGGAAGGTTTCTTGGAGAGGAATAGAGGAAGGGGACTGGTGTGGCCATcttgggtgccccaaatggagaTACTGGCACACGGAGCAGTGGGGGGATTTGTGACCCACTGCGGGTGGAATTCGATCCTGGAGAGCTTGTGGTTTGGGTTGCCGATGCTCGGGTGGCCGCTTTTTGCCGAGCAGCATCTGAATGCCCTCGAGATGGCGAGAGAGATTGGGGTGGCGATGGAGCTCAAGGTGGACAGAAAGGGTGGGGGATTCGTGGGAGCGGAGGAGTTGGAGAGGGGAGTAAGGTGTTTGATGGGGAACTCTGAGGAGGGAAGGAAGGTAAGGGCGAAGGCTGCAGAAATGAGAGGGGCGAGTAGGAAGGCCATGAGCAAAGGGGGCTCGTCCTATGTTTACATGGAGCAGCTGGCGGAGGAAATAAGAAAAGGGACGGTTTGGACCAAATGTTGA